Part of the Bryobacteraceae bacterium genome is shown below.
GTACATGGACGTGGTTCGGCACAGTGAGGGTATGGAACGTGGACGCCACGTCCAGGGCCTCCACGGCCAAGGCGAACTCATACGTGGCCGTGCAGACAAGAGCGTTCTCATTCACGTCACTGCGGCACTCGCCGGACGCTCGTTTCGCCTCCTGGCCCGCCGAGGAGAAGTGGATCGCGTCAAGTAGCGCCGGTCCGGCGTCCTTGATGTGCTGCACTTCGAACAATGGCATCCGCGCCACGTAGGTGGCCTGTGCGCCGTCGATCGAGATCTCGCCGGTGGAGATGCTGACCATGTGCGCCGCCGCCGGGGGGACCGCGCACAGCAGGATGAGGCTAAGCCGCCGCATCGGGGACCCCGCGCAGCCGGACAATCAGAATTCTGGCCATCGCCATGATGGGGATACACAGCAGCATGCCCGGAATGCCGGCCAGCCGCTCGCCCGCCAGCACGCCGAAGATGATCACCAACGGCGGCAGCGCCACGCCTTGCCCGAGAAAATGCGGCTGCAGCACGTAGTCCAGGAAGATCCGGTAGACCGCGAGAAACGCCGCCACCCACACCAGATGCGGATAGCCGGCCAGCGCCGACACGACCAGAATCACGCCGGCCGCCAGGAGCGGGCCCGCCGCCGGCACGAATTCCACGGCGCCCGCCAGCAGCGACAGCAGCAGTGCGTATGGAACTCCCATCAGTCCGAGCACCACCGCGAACGTGGCGAACGTGCACAGCCCCAGCGCCACTAGCGCCCGGATGTAGAGCACCAGGAGTCGATGCACGTCTGCCAGGATGCCTTCGAGCGCGGGCTGGTTCGTACCGGGGCTGATCAAGTCGAAAAACCAGGCTTTCAGTTCTGCTCCGTCCTTCAAAAAGAAAAAGCTCAAGATCGGCGCGAGGAAAAGGAACAGGAGGCTTCCCGCCGCGCCCAGTAGCGAGCGGAGCGCCTTCGGCAGCGACGCCATCAGTTCTTCCGAATGTACGTCGAACTGGTCCAATACCCAAGCGCCGATCGATTCCCGATGCTGTTTGAGCCACCAAGGTATCGGCAGCGAATCGAGCTGTGCGGGGTCCCTTGCGTACTGCGGGATCTTC
Proteins encoded:
- a CDS encoding AI-2E family transporter codes for the protein MLGFDARAARAAWTAIAIAGLLAGVYLLRQVILIFILALMLAYLLTPVVDFVDRLASRRNMSRNLSLLVVYLLLLAAVVSIGTAVGARVADEAIELASKIPQYARDPAQLDSLPIPWWLKQHRESIGAWVLDQFDVHSEELMASLPKALRSLLGAAGSLLFLFLAPILSFFFLKDGAELKAWFFDLISPGTNQPALEGILADVHRLLVLYIRALVALGLCTFATFAVVLGLMGVPYALLLSLLAGAVEFVPAAGPLLAAGVILVVSALAGYPHLVWVAAFLAVYRIFLDYVLQPHFLGQGVALPPLVIIFGVLAGERLAGIPGMLLCIPIMAMARILIVRLRGVPDAAA